A window of the Alnus glutinosa chromosome 4, dhAlnGlut1.1, whole genome shotgun sequence genome harbors these coding sequences:
- the LOC133866895 gene encoding mediator of RNA polymerase II transcription subunit 25 isoform X1: MAEKQLIVAVEGTAAMGPFWQTVVSDYLEKIIRCFCGNELNGQKPSTSHPELSLVTFYTHGSYCGCLVQRTGWTRDVDIFLQWLSAIPFAGGGFNDAAIAEGLAEALMMFPIPPNGNQNQQNLDAQRHCILVAASNPYPLPTPVYRPQVQNLDKSENMEEQTESRSSDAETVAKSFVHCSVSLSVICPKQLPKIRAIHNAGKRNPRAADPPVDSVKNPQFLVLISENFMEARAALSRSGITSLPSNQSPVKVDMASVPSVTGPPPTSIPSVNGSLMNRQSISVGNVPPATVKIEPSTVPSMVAGPAFSHIPSVARAASQAVQQTSSPSSASQEMITNNDNVQDLKPIVSGMPQSVRPVGPAPANVNILNNLSQARQVMNSAALTGGTSIGLQSMGQTPISMHMSNMISSGMTSSVPASQNVFSSGQSGNTSISGSGAHTGTGQVAQNSGLGSFISAPSNVSGNSNLGISQPMGNGNLQGGVSMGQSVPGMSQGNLSGIQMAQSGIGMNQNMMSGLGPSVVSSGNGTMIPTPGMPQQVQSGMQSLGGVNNNSAANMPLSQQTSSALQSAQSKYVRVWEGNLSGQRQGQPVFITRLEGYRSATSSETLAANWPPTMQIVRLISQDHMNNRQYVGKADFLVFRAMNQHGFLGQLQEKKLCAVIQLPSQTLLLSVSDKACRLIGMLFPGDMVVFKPQISSQQQQQQMQQQQHQQLQQQQLPQLQQQQLPQLQQQQLPQLQQQQQLPQMQQQQQLPQMQQQQPLSQLQPQQQLPQLQQQQSLSQLQPQQQLPQLQQLQQQQQQMVGTGMGQGYVQGPGRSQLVSQGQVSSQGPPNMPGGGFMS; this comes from the exons ATGGCGGAGAAGCAGCTGATCGTGGCCGTTGAAGGCACCGCGGCTATGGGTCCCTTCTGGCAGACCGTTGTTTCTGATTACCTTGAAAAGATCATTAG GTGTTTCTGTGGAAATGAGTTGAATGGACAG AAGCCCTCTACTTCTCATCCTGAGCTTTCCCTGGTCACTTTTTATACCCATGGATCTTATTGtg GTTGCCTAGTACAACGGACTGGCTGGACAAGAGATGTTGATATTTTCTTACAGTGGCTTTCAGCTATACCCTTTGCTGGTGGTGGTTTCAATGATGCTGCAATTGCAGAAGGGCTTGCTGAAGCTCTGATG ATGTTCCCTATTCCGCCAAATGGAAACCAAAATCAACAGAACTTGGATGCTCAAAGGCATTGCATTCTAGTTGCTGCTAGTAACCCTTATCCATTGCCCACACCAGTTTATCGGCCGCAGGTGCAAAATTTGGACAAGAGTGAAAATATGGAAGAACAAACAGAGAGCCGTTCATCTGATGCCGAGACAGTTGCTAAATCATTTGTTCAT TGCTCTGTTTCTCTGTCAGTCATTTGTCCAAAACAACTTCCTAAAATTAGAGCAATACACAATGCG GGAAAGCGCAATCCCCGAGCAGCAGATCCACCGGTTGACAGTGTCAAAAATCCTCAGTTTCTTGTTCTAATCTCGGAGAATTTTATGGAGGCCCGTGCTGCTTTAAGTCGTTCTGGAATTACGAGTTTGCCTTCAAATCAGAGTCCTGTAAAAGTGGACATGGCTTCTGTTCCTTCAGTCACAGGACCGCCTCCAACTTCTATTCCATCAG TGAATGGATCTCTCATGAACAGGCAATCGATATCTGTCGGAAATGTTCCCCCTGCTACCGTGAAAATT GAGCCAAGCACTGTACCTTCCATGGTAGCTGGACCTGCTTTTTCACATATTCCATCTGTTGCACGAGCTGCTTCTCAAGCAGTCCAACAAACTTCTTCACCATCTTCTGCATCTCAAGAAATGATCACAAATAATGACAATGTGCAAGATTTGAAGCCTATAGTGAGTGGTATGCCACAATCTGTACGTCCTGTTGGTCCTGCTCCAGCAAATGTGAACATTCTGAACAACCTCTCTCAAGCACGACAAGTAATGAACTCTGCAGCCCTAACTGGGGGAACCTCTATAGGACTTCAATCAATGGGTCAAACTCCTATATCCATGCATATGTCAAATATGATATCCAGTGGAATGACATCTTCCGTTCCTGCTTCTCAAAATGTATTTTCATCTGGACAATCTGGTAATACATCAATAAGTGGTTCAGGGGCTCATACAGGGACTGGACAGGTTGCACAAAACTCTGGTCTTGGTTCATTCATTTCAGCACCTTCTAATGTCTCTGGAAATTCTAACCTTGGGATCTCTCAACCAATGGGTAATGGTAATCTCCAAGGAGGTGTTAGTATGGGTCAATCAGTACCTGGCATGAGCCAAGGGAATCTTTCAGGAATACAAATGGCCCAAAGTGGAATTGGCATGAACCAAAACATGATGAGTGGTCTTGGGCCATCAGTTGTCTCTTCTGGAAATGGAACAATGATTCCTACTCCAGGAATGCCTCAACAAGTACAATCAGGGATGCAATCACTTGGTGGTGTAAACAACAATTCAGCAGCTAATATGCCTTTGTCACAACAAACATCAAGTGCTTTGCAATCAGCACAATCCAAATATGTGAGAGTCTGGGAG GGAAATTTATCTGGGCAGAGACAAGGACAGCCGGTCTTTATCACCAGACTGGAA GGTTACAGGAGTGCTACATCTTCTGAAAC GCTTGCTGCAAACTGGCCGCCAACAATGCAAATAGTTCGGCTTATATCTCAGGACCACATGAATAATAG GCAATATGTGGGAAAGGCTGACTTTCTAGTTTTTCGTGCAATGAATCAGCATGGGTTTCTTGGCCAATTGCAAGAAAAGAAGCta tGTGCAGTCATTCAACTACCATCTCAGACGTTGCTGCTATCTGTTTCTGACAAAGCCTGCCGCTTGATTGGAATGCTTTTTCCTGGG GATATGGTTGTGTTTAAGCCACAAATATCCAgtcagcaacaacaacaacaaatgcAACAGCAACAACATCAGCAGCTGCAACAACAACAGCTTCCGCAGCTGCAACAACAGCAACTTCCGCAACTGCAACAACAGCAGCTTCCGCAACTGCAGCAACAGCAGCAGCTTCCGCAAATgcaacagcagcagcagctTCCACAAATGCAACAGCAGCAACCGCTCTCGCAGCTGCAGCCGCAACAACAACTTCCACAACTGCAACAACAGCAATCACTGTCACAGCTTCAACCGCAGCAGCAGCTTCCACAACTGCAGCAGCTGCAGCAACAGCAGCAACAAATGGTTGGGACAGGAATGGGTCAAGGTTATGTTCAAGGTCCAGGCAGGTCACAACTAGTTTCACAGGGACAAGTTTCATCACAAGGGCCGCCTAACATGCCTGGAGGGGGCTTTATGAGTTAA
- the LOC133866895 gene encoding mediator of RNA polymerase II transcription subunit 25 isoform X2, with translation MMFPIPPNGNQNQQNLDAQRHCILVAASNPYPLPTPVYRPQVQNLDKSENMEEQTESRSSDAETVAKSFVHCSVSLSVICPKQLPKIRAIHNAGKRNPRAADPPVDSVKNPQFLVLISENFMEARAALSRSGITSLPSNQSPVKVDMASVPSVTGPPPTSIPSVNGSLMNRQSISVGNVPPATVKIEPSTVPSMVAGPAFSHIPSVARAASQAVQQTSSPSSASQEMITNNDNVQDLKPIVSGMPQSVRPVGPAPANVNILNNLSQARQVMNSAALTGGTSIGLQSMGQTPISMHMSNMISSGMTSSVPASQNVFSSGQSGNTSISGSGAHTGTGQVAQNSGLGSFISAPSNVSGNSNLGISQPMGNGNLQGGVSMGQSVPGMSQGNLSGIQMAQSGIGMNQNMMSGLGPSVVSSGNGTMIPTPGMPQQVQSGMQSLGGVNNNSAANMPLSQQTSSALQSAQSKYVRVWEGNLSGQRQGQPVFITRLEGYRSATSSETLAANWPPTMQIVRLISQDHMNNRQYVGKADFLVFRAMNQHGFLGQLQEKKLCAVIQLPSQTLLLSVSDKACRLIGMLFPGDMVVFKPQISSQQQQQQMQQQQHQQLQQQQLPQLQQQQLPQLQQQQLPQLQQQQQLPQMQQQQQLPQMQQQQPLSQLQPQQQLPQLQQQQSLSQLQPQQQLPQLQQLQQQQQQMVGTGMGQGYVQGPGRSQLVSQGQVSSQGPPNMPGGGFMS, from the exons ATG ATGTTCCCTATTCCGCCAAATGGAAACCAAAATCAACAGAACTTGGATGCTCAAAGGCATTGCATTCTAGTTGCTGCTAGTAACCCTTATCCATTGCCCACACCAGTTTATCGGCCGCAGGTGCAAAATTTGGACAAGAGTGAAAATATGGAAGAACAAACAGAGAGCCGTTCATCTGATGCCGAGACAGTTGCTAAATCATTTGTTCAT TGCTCTGTTTCTCTGTCAGTCATTTGTCCAAAACAACTTCCTAAAATTAGAGCAATACACAATGCG GGAAAGCGCAATCCCCGAGCAGCAGATCCACCGGTTGACAGTGTCAAAAATCCTCAGTTTCTTGTTCTAATCTCGGAGAATTTTATGGAGGCCCGTGCTGCTTTAAGTCGTTCTGGAATTACGAGTTTGCCTTCAAATCAGAGTCCTGTAAAAGTGGACATGGCTTCTGTTCCTTCAGTCACAGGACCGCCTCCAACTTCTATTCCATCAG TGAATGGATCTCTCATGAACAGGCAATCGATATCTGTCGGAAATGTTCCCCCTGCTACCGTGAAAATT GAGCCAAGCACTGTACCTTCCATGGTAGCTGGACCTGCTTTTTCACATATTCCATCTGTTGCACGAGCTGCTTCTCAAGCAGTCCAACAAACTTCTTCACCATCTTCTGCATCTCAAGAAATGATCACAAATAATGACAATGTGCAAGATTTGAAGCCTATAGTGAGTGGTATGCCACAATCTGTACGTCCTGTTGGTCCTGCTCCAGCAAATGTGAACATTCTGAACAACCTCTCTCAAGCACGACAAGTAATGAACTCTGCAGCCCTAACTGGGGGAACCTCTATAGGACTTCAATCAATGGGTCAAACTCCTATATCCATGCATATGTCAAATATGATATCCAGTGGAATGACATCTTCCGTTCCTGCTTCTCAAAATGTATTTTCATCTGGACAATCTGGTAATACATCAATAAGTGGTTCAGGGGCTCATACAGGGACTGGACAGGTTGCACAAAACTCTGGTCTTGGTTCATTCATTTCAGCACCTTCTAATGTCTCTGGAAATTCTAACCTTGGGATCTCTCAACCAATGGGTAATGGTAATCTCCAAGGAGGTGTTAGTATGGGTCAATCAGTACCTGGCATGAGCCAAGGGAATCTTTCAGGAATACAAATGGCCCAAAGTGGAATTGGCATGAACCAAAACATGATGAGTGGTCTTGGGCCATCAGTTGTCTCTTCTGGAAATGGAACAATGATTCCTACTCCAGGAATGCCTCAACAAGTACAATCAGGGATGCAATCACTTGGTGGTGTAAACAACAATTCAGCAGCTAATATGCCTTTGTCACAACAAACATCAAGTGCTTTGCAATCAGCACAATCCAAATATGTGAGAGTCTGGGAG GGAAATTTATCTGGGCAGAGACAAGGACAGCCGGTCTTTATCACCAGACTGGAA GGTTACAGGAGTGCTACATCTTCTGAAAC GCTTGCTGCAAACTGGCCGCCAACAATGCAAATAGTTCGGCTTATATCTCAGGACCACATGAATAATAG GCAATATGTGGGAAAGGCTGACTTTCTAGTTTTTCGTGCAATGAATCAGCATGGGTTTCTTGGCCAATTGCAAGAAAAGAAGCta tGTGCAGTCATTCAACTACCATCTCAGACGTTGCTGCTATCTGTTTCTGACAAAGCCTGCCGCTTGATTGGAATGCTTTTTCCTGGG GATATGGTTGTGTTTAAGCCACAAATATCCAgtcagcaacaacaacaacaaatgcAACAGCAACAACATCAGCAGCTGCAACAACAACAGCTTCCGCAGCTGCAACAACAGCAACTTCCGCAACTGCAACAACAGCAGCTTCCGCAACTGCAGCAACAGCAGCAGCTTCCGCAAATgcaacagcagcagcagctTCCACAAATGCAACAGCAGCAACCGCTCTCGCAGCTGCAGCCGCAACAACAACTTCCACAACTGCAACAACAGCAATCACTGTCACAGCTTCAACCGCAGCAGCAGCTTCCACAACTGCAGCAGCTGCAGCAACAGCAGCAACAAATGGTTGGGACAGGAATGGGTCAAGGTTATGTTCAAGGTCCAGGCAGGTCACAACTAGTTTCACAGGGACAAGTTTCATCACAAGGGCCGCCTAACATGCCTGGAGGGGGCTTTATGAGTTAA
- the LOC133866896 gene encoding lysine histidine transporter-like 6: MVSASSPKEVANSDNKWIEEDTSRRAKWWYSTFHTVTAMIGAGVLSLPYAMAYLGWGPGTMILVLSWCMTLNTMWQMIQLHECVPGTRFDRYIDLGRHAFGPKLGPWIVLPQQLIVQVGCDIVYMVTGGKCLKKFMEISCTNCTQLKQSYWILIFGAIHFFLSQLPNFNSVAGVSLAAAVMSLSYSTIAWVGCLSRGQISNVSYAYKKTGSADSMFRVFNALGQISFAFAGHAVALEIQATIPSTPERPSKVPMWKGAVGAYFINAICYFPVALIGYWAFGQDVDDNVLMNLQKPAWLIASANLMVVIHVIGSYQVYAMPVFALLEGMMVKKVNFPPGILLRLITRSAYVAFTLFIGVTFPFFGDLLGFFGGFGFAPTSYFLPSVMWLVIKKPKRFSTKWFINWASIYVGVFIMLASTIGGFRNIIADASTYSFYT; this comes from the exons ATGGTTTCGGCTTCTTCTCCAAAG GAAGTTGCTAATTCAGACAACAAATGGATAGAGGAGGACACCTCTCGCCGAGCCAAATGGTGGTACTCAACCTTTCACACTGTCACGGCCATGATTGGTGCAGGAGTGCTCAGCCTGCCTTATGCCATGGCCTACTTAGgatg GGGTCCAGGGACAATGATTTTGGTGTTATCATGGTGCATGACCTTGAACACAATGTGGCAGATGATACAACTCCATGAATGTGTTCCGGGAACTCGCTTTGACCGATACATTGACCTCGGCCGACACGCCTTTGGCCCAAAACTGGGGCCGTGGATTGTGCTTCCGCAGCAACTTATCGTCCAGGTCGGCTGTGACATAGTGTATATGGTCACGGGAGGAAAGTGCCTAAAGAAGTTTATGGAGATTTCATGCACCAATTGCACGCAGCTCAAGCAATCCTACTGGATCTTGATCTTTGGGGCCATTCATTTCTTCCTGTCTCAGCTTCCCAATTTCAATTCTGTTGCCGGCGTTTCACTAGCAGCAGCAGTCATGTCACTAAG TTATTCAACTATAGCCTGGGTGGGTTGCTTGAGCAGAGGGCAGATAAGCAATGTGAGCTACGCATACAAAAAAACAGGCTCAGCCGATTCAATGTTTCGTGTGTTCAATGCACTGGGTCAAATCTCGTTTGCATTTGCTGGCCATGCAGTGGCACTCGAAATTCAGGCCACCATTCCATCAACTCCTGAGAGGCCTTCAAAAGTACCCATGTGGAAAGGTGCAGTTGGAGCCTATTTTATCAATGCAATTTGCTATTTCCCGGTGGCCCTTATTGGATACTGGGCATTCGGCCAAGATGTTGATGACAATGTCCTGATGAATCTCCAGAAACCTGCATGGCTCATTGCCTCTGCTAACCTTATGGTGGTCATCCATGTCATAGGCAGCTACCAG GTGTATGCTATGCCTGTATTTGCTTTGCTGGAGGGGATGATGGTGAAAAAGGTGAATTTCCCACCAGGAATTTTACTCAGACTCATCACTCGATCTGCTTATGTAG CATTTACATTATTCATTGGAGTCACCTTCCCTTTCTTTGGGGATCTTCTTGGTTTCTTTGGCGGATTCGGTTTTGCTCCCACTTCATATTTT CTACCCAGTGTAATGTGGCTAGTGATCAAGAAACCAAAGAGATTTAGCACCAAATGGTTCATCAATTGG